Proteins found in one Brachypodium distachyon strain Bd21 chromosome 5, Brachypodium_distachyon_v3.0, whole genome shotgun sequence genomic segment:
- the LOC100839474 gene encoding centromere-associated protein E isoform X1 gives MEAEQTAELSSVEPTNLKSADKSLVHDDDKENIVNGNSNPKVMETHNYEDDGTGSDGFELVDVKENFDSAKMVEKERESGNVSPLTKGSPKEDEATAESAMLNQETKQLEELSKRIEELESEKHKLMMDMTEAENKQALQYSSLQEAQRSLSDKDKELADATQSLSELGSELEISKRRIQEIEAQLDSSADKLHKLEELKDERSLHAAQEAKRAAELDKMLEMAQLSMKDMENQISDLQEEIKGHQDKAIDHQQVEESLSTTISQFKMVQEALELSKSQVADLEQKLASQDTNISKLTEELSLHCSSEESLKEESLKLETELAAVHEALQAKLLTLQEVEMKLEEQAKDKQTSEATLEKQRVQILHLQSGLDELNDEIVTLKGTLVDSNSKLSERDSMLLQAEEDHAKTQLLLSEALSHKEELEVNLKSISDQHGESKAVAEDANQKILELEAQIQDLHAAEETLKSQLEEAKASIELAEKKSSDLEKQLSESENKLVTSSEQVKLLEEHIHQEVASSAEKEKQLEEAVKSAEAYQEKLNELQSSLDSSTSKNQLLEQEVKDLTERFSEHQQQAHSVHERSLELKSLLDTSKSDADGAHSRRQELEQELDTTHAKLKEVEAELAQYRSKVSHLSDDLEAYQTKAASLETVMEAASRKEKELMDSLGQITEEKMKLEELTAEYEEKFQEHLKERILFEERVQSQELKVLDLEELLAKLREEKESDENTIANLNMQLSNKNELYVQLESQLSQVGDDHSKTRSLLSDAQAHKEELELNLRSLNDLHTESKTAAESAVQRTAELESLVEELSAAEQSLKLQLTEFESKLESSEKKSTDLEQELKDATDKCNDSRVKVDELSGELEANKEKLTSLEASLVEANQKEAELSEKLAQANEEKQEFEELSKKATIAHLEAEKQVQILQSDLDSARGKMEEVEGDLRALGVRESSVLDKLKSAEEQLEHSGRALEHATSKKIDLESLYQSLLEDTEMKLQQSSDNLTQKETECQELSEKLRSAEEQVASYQAKAAAAIEEAESMKVELEAFENEIATHETTIEEIRSKVSDSESKAEHALAESAILSGANQALKEELDAKLAMLHDLQEQFNSTHAEKEDVVSKLDEHGRTIEHLTEVHSRGLELQSASESRNAEVEAQIREAHDTIVQKDLEVKDLNERLIALQSETESLMHVNEALKQEINAKLVMVDELQEKVAAMSSEKEEAAEKLAVHEKTLNHLTEEHSRGLELQSAAETRNAEIESQLREALETIAHKEAEVAEVKEKLVSLEAENAKLVGANEGLNGDVVAQVALFNELQERLNATHAEKEEAVEKLAVHEGTITHLTEVHTRNLELHSAAESKNEEIEVKLREALETISQKEAEVKDLSKKLDALETELGYYEERATEAAANEENHKVKFDEAVHKQKSLEAQLAETQNKVELFFTEKENLLIANSTLNEELEVSQNKLHELQLALAAAVAEKQGSSEEIHSLRKTLDGMIQRKEELESQVSSALEDHEELKSKYQGTVEEKQLLNGRYETAKKELDEAIAKLEEKMNLEKSEKEMHISKLERQITVSELKYMEEIQTMQVETTEKGEALTTKMQEHAKLVHEKDELEQQLLEIRKELEGAYHTIASQEEQTSVREIKWDAYRKYSADQLEAEQQHAAELEVQVSALKQQLQEADIHYKNKVTEEREKLALVNTELNKLTQNLSKSAEMEMKVQDLEQKLQVAYSKSDEQVKDTVVSTRSREFSLDSSALQNKQLGSSQAPDTASPNLKQQQMPEPSGIMAFKFILGVALLSVIIGVFLGKRY, from the exons ATGGAAGCCGAACAGACTGCAGAACTAAGCTCTGTAGAGCCGACTAATCTTAAGTCAGCTGATAAGAGTTTG GTACATGATGATGACAAAGAAAATATAGTAAACGGGAATTCAAATCCGAAAGTGATGGAAACACACAATTATGAAGATGATGGAACAGGGTCTGATGGTTTTGAGCTGGTGGATGTGAAGGAAAACTTTGATTCGGCTAAAATGGTGgagaaagaaagggaaagTGGCAATGTCTCACCTTTGACAAAGGGAAGTCCCAAAGAGGATGAAGCAACTGCAGAATCTGCCATGTTGAACcaggaaacaaaacaattgGAAGAATTATCAAAGCGCATTGAAGAGCTTGAATCTGAAAAGCACAAATTGATGATGGATATGACAGAAGCAGAAAATAAACAGGCACTGCAATACAGTTCTCTGCAAGAAGCACAACGATCTCTCAGTGATAAGGATAAAGAGCTGGCGGATGCAACACAATCACTGAGCGAGCTGGGATCTGAGCTTGAAATCTCGAAAAGGAGGATTCAGGAAATTGAGGCCCAATTAGATTCATCCGCTGATAAGCTCCACAAGCTTGAAGAGCTGAAGGATGAAAGAAGCTTGCATGCTGCGCAGGAGGCGAAGAGGGCTGCAGAACTTGATAAGATGCTGGAAATGGCTCAGTTGAGCATGAAAGATATGGAAAACCAGATAAGTGATCTTCAGGAGGAGATAAAGGGACATCAAGATAAGGCCATAGACCATCAGCAAGTAGAAGAATCACTGAGTACCACAATCTCACAATTCAAGATGGTACAAGAGGCACTGGAACTGTCAAAATCACAAGTTGCTGATTTGGAGCAGAAGCTTGCCTCTCAGGATACTAACATCAGTAAGCTCACTGAAGAGTTGAGTCTCCATTGTTCATCTGAAGAATCGCTGAAGGAAGAAAGTCTTAAACTAGAGACTGAACTCGCTGCCGTGCATGAAGCGTTACAAGCAAAGCTTCTGACTTTGCAAGAAGTGGAGATGAAACTGGAAGAGCAGGCAAAGGATAAACAGACAAGTGAAGCTACACTGGAGAAGCAACGGGTGCAGATACTCCATTTGCAGTCTGGGCTCGATGAATTAAATGATGAAATTGTAACTCTCAAAGGCACTCTAGTTGACTCTAATTCGAAATTATCAGAGAGAGACTCAATGCTGCTCCAGGCTGAAGAGGATCATGCTAAAACACAATTGCTCCTGTCTGAAGCATTGTCACATAAAGAAGAACTGGAGGTAAATCTGAAATCCATCAGTGATCAGCATGGTGAGTCCAAAGCTGTCGCTGAAGATGCAAACCAGAAGATTCTCGAGCTTGAAGCACAAATCCAGGATCTGCATGCAGCTGAAGAGACTTTGAAGTCACAGCTGGAAGAGGCTAAGGCGAGCATTGAACTTGCAGAGAAAAAAAGTTCTGATCTTGAGAAACAGCTTAGCGAATCAGAGAATAAATTAGTCACTTCAAGTGAACAAGTAAAGTTGCTGGAAGAGCACATTCATCAAGAAGTAGCTTCTtcagcagaaaaagaaaaacagcttGAAGAAGCAGTAAAGAGTGCAGAGGCATACCAAGAAAAATTGAATGAGTTGCAATCTTCTCTGGATTCCTCGACATCTAAAAACCAGCTACTTGAACAAGAAGTCAAGGATCTGACTGAAAGATTCTCAGAGCATCAACAGCAAGCCCATTCTGTTCATGAAAGAAGTCTTGAACTGAAGAGCTTACTTGATACATCAAAGTCTGATGCTGATGGTGCACATTCCCGGAGGCAGGAGCTTGAGCAGGAGCTCGATACCACACATGCAAAGTTAAAGGAGGTTGAAGCAGAACTAGCACAGTACAGAAGCAAGGTTTCACACCTTTCCGATGATCTAGAAGCTTACCAAACAAAAGCAGCTAGTCTTGAAACTGTGATGGAAGCTGCAagcagaaaggaaaaagagcTTATGGACTCACTAGGCCAAATTACTGAAGAAAAGATGAAACTTGAAGAACTAACGGCAGAATATGAAGAAAAATTTCAAGAACACTTGAAGGAAAGGATTTTGTTTGAAGAGAGGGTGCAGAGCCAAGAATTGAAGGTGCTTGATTTAGAAGAGTTGTTGGCAAAActgagagaagaaaaagaaagtgaTGAAAACACCATTGCTAATCTGAACATGCAACTGTCCAATAAGAATGAACTGTATGTGCAATTGGAGTCCCAGTTAAGCCAGGTTGGAGATGATCATAGCAAAACAAGATCGCTTCTCTCTGATGCACAAGCACACAAAGAGGAACTAGAGCTAAATTTGAGATCTCTTAATGACCTGCACACTGAATCCAAAACAGCCGCAGAGTCTGCAGTGCAGAGGACTGCAGAGCTTGAAAGTCTAGTTGAGGAATTAAGTGCAGCTGAACAAAGTCTGAAGTTGCAGCTTACTGAGTTTGAGTCAAAGCTAGAATCTTCTGAGAAGAAGAGCACAGATCTTGAGCAAGAGCTTAAAGATGCGACCGATAAATGCAATGATTCCCGTGTGAAGGTTGATGAGCTTTCTGGGGAACTCGAAGCAAACAAGGAGAAATTGACAAGTCTTGAGGCTTCATTGGTAGAAGCAAACCAAAAGGAGGCCGAATTGTCAGAGAAGTTGGCTCAAGCTAATGAAGAAAAGCAGGAGTTTGAAGAACTGTCAAAGAAGGCCACCATAGCGCATTTGGAAGCAGAGAAGCAGGTCCAGATTTTACAGAGTGATCTAGATTCTGCACGAGGTAAAATGGAAGAGGTGGAGGGTGATCTTCGGGCCCTGGGTGTTAGAGAAAGCTCAGTACTTGACAAGCTTAAATCTGCAGAGGAGCAGCTTGAGCACAGCGGGAGGGCACTAGAACATGCCACTTCTAAGAAAATTGATCTAGAATCTCTGTACCAGTCTTTACTTGAAGATACAGAGATGAAACTCCAACAATCATCAGACAACTTGACTCAGAAGGAGACAGAATGCCAGGAACTGTCTGAAAAATTGAGGTCGGCCGAGGAACAAGTGGCATCTTATCAAGCAAAAGCAGCTGCAGCCATTGAAGAGGCGGAATCAATGAAGGTGGAGCTCGAAGCCTTTGAAAATGAGATTGCTACTCATGAGACCACCATTGAGGAAATTAGGAGCAAGGTCTCCGATTCTGAGTCGAAGGCTGAGCATGCGTTGGCTGAGAGTGCAATATTGAGTGGGGCAAATCAGGCCCTGAAAGAAGAACTTGATGCTAAGCTAGCCATGCTTCATGACCTGCAAGAGCAGTTTAATTCTACTCATGCTGAAAAGGAAGATGTTGTTTCAAAGCTAGATGAGCATGGAAGAACGATAGAACATTTGACTGAGGTGCACAGTAGAGGCTTAGAACTCCAATCTGCATCTGAGTCAAGGAATGCAGAAGTTGAAGCTCAAATACGTGAAGCTCATGACACAATAGTACAAAAAGATCTAGAAGTTAAGGACTTGAATGAGAGACTGATTGCACTTCAGTCTGAAACTGAAAGTTTGATGCATGTGAATGAAGCCTTGAAGCAGGAAATCAATGCTAAGCTGGTCATGGTTGATGAGCTACAGGAGAAAGTTGCGGCTATGAGttctgaaaaagaagaggCTGCAGAAAAGCTGGCTGTTCATGAGAAAACATTAAATCATTTGACAGAAGAGCACTCAAGGGGCTTGGAGCTCCAGTCTGCTGCTGAAACGAGGAATGCAGAAATTGAGAGCCAGTTGCGTGAAGCTCTTGAGACGATTGCACATAAAGAAGCTGAAGTTGCAGAAGTCAAGGAAAAGCTGGTTTCTCTTGAAGCCGAGAATGCGAAACTGGTTGGTGCGAATGAGGGCTTAAATGGGGATGTGGTTGCCCAGGTGGCCCTGTTTAATGAGTTACAGGAACGGTTGAACGCTACTCATGCtgaaaaggaagaagctgtAGAGAAGCTAGCTGTTCATGAGGGAACGATCACACACTTGACAGAGGTTCACACAAGAAACTTGGAGCTTCACTCTGCAGCTGAATCAAAGAATGAAGAAATCGAAGTTAAGCTGCGTGAAGCCCTCGAGACAATATCACAAAAAGAAGCTGAAGTTAAAGACTTGAGCAAGAAGCTGGATGCTCTTGAGACTGAGTTGGGATATTATGAAGAACGGGCAACTGAAGCTGCTGCCaatgaagaaaatcataagGTTAAATTTGATGAAGCTGTGCACAAACAGAAGAGCCTAGAAGCACAGCTTGCAGAAACACAAAACAAGGTTGAACTTTTCtttacagaaaaagaaaacttgcTTATTGCAAATAGTACTTTGAATGAGGAGCTGGAAGTAAGTCAGAACAAGTTGCATGAATTACAGCTGGCACTTGCTGCTGCAGTAGCAGAGAAGCAGGGGTCATCTGAAGAGATTCATTCATTGCGAAAAACACTAGATGGCATGATTCAACGCAAAGAAGAACTGGAAAGCCAG GTATCGTCTGCACTGGAAGATCATGAAGAACTGAAGAGCAAGTACCAAGGTACAGTAGAAGAGAAGCAATTGTTGAATGGCAGATATGAGACTGCAAAGAAAGAACTTGACGAAGCAATAGCCAAGTTGGAGGAGAAAATGAATTTGGAGAAgtcagaaaaagaaatgcacaTTTCAAAACTTGAGAGACAAATTACAGTCTCAGAGCTAAAATACATGGAGGAG ATCCAGACCATGCAAGTTGAAACAACCGAGAAGGGGGAAGCGCTTACAACCAAGATGCAGGAGCATGCAAAATTAGTCCACGAAAAAGATGAGTTGGAGCAACAGTTGCTGGAAATTAGaaaggaactggaaggtgctTACCATACAATAGCAAGTCAG GAAGAGCAAACTTCAGTGAGGGAGATAAAATGGGATGCGTATAGGAAGTATTCAGCGGATCAGTTAGAAGCTGAACAGCAACATGCTGCAGAACTGGAAGTACAAGTATCAGCTCTTAAACAACAACTGCAAGAAGCTGATATTCACTACAAGAACAAG GTaacagaagagagagagaaacttGCTCTCGTCAATACAGAGCTCAACAAGTTGACGCAAAATTTGAGTAAGAGCGCTGAAATGGAGATGAAGGTACAGGACCTTGAGCAGAAGTTGCAGGTAGCTTATTCCAAATCCGACGAACAG GTAAAGGATACAGTGGTATCAACGAGATCCCGAGAATTCAGTCTGGACTCGTCCGCGCTGCAAAACAAACAACTCGGCAGTTCTCAGGCTCCTGACACAGCCTCTCCAAACCTGAAGCAGCAACAAATGCCAGAACCATCTGGTATCATGGCCTTCAAGTTCATCCTGGGAGTGGCCCTGCTGTCTGTGATCATCGGTGTATTCCTTGGAAAGAGATACTAG
- the LOC100839474 gene encoding centromere-associated protein E isoform X2: MEAEQTAELSSVEPTNLKSADKSLVHDDDKENIVNGNSNPKVMETHNYEDDGTGSDGFELVDVKENFDSAKMVEKERESGNVSPLTKGSPKEDEATAESAMLNQETKQLEELSKRIEELESEKHKLMMDMTEAENKQALQYSSLQEAQRSLSDKDKELADATQSLSELGSELEISKRRIQEIEAQLDSSADKLHKLEELKDERSLHAAQEAKRAAELDKMLEMAQLSMKDMENQISDLQEEIKGHQDKAIDHQQVEESLSTTISQFKMVQEALELSKSQVADLEQKLASQDTNISKLTEELSLHCSSEESLKEESLKLETELAAVHEALQAKLLTLQEVEMKLEEQAKDKQTSEATLEKQRVQILHLQSGLDELNDEIVTLKGTLVDSNSKLSERDSMLLQAEEDHAKTQLLLSEALSHKEELEVNLKSISDQHGESKAVAEDANQKILELEAQIQDLHAAEETLKSQLEEAKASIELAEKKSSDLEKQLSESENKLVTSSEQVKLLEEHIHQEVASSAEKEKQLEEAVKSAEAYQEKLNELQSSLDSSTSKNQLLEQEVKDLTERFSEHQQQAHSVHERSLELKSLLDTSKSDADGAHSRRQELEQELDTTHAKLKEVEAELAQYRSKVSHLSDDLEAYQTKAASLETVMEAASRKEKELMDSLGQITEEKMKLEELTAEYEEKFQEHLKERILFEERVQSQELKVLDLEELLAKLREEKESDENTIANLNMQLSNKNELYVQLESQLSQVGDDHSKTRSLLSDAQAHKEELELNLRSLNDLHTESKTAAESAVQRTAELESLVEELSAAEQSLKLQLTEFESKLESSEKKSTDLEQELKDATDKCNDSRVKVDELSGELEANKEKLTSLEASLVEANQKEAELSEKLAQANEEKQEFEELSKKATIAHLEAEKQVQILQSDLDSARGKMEEVEGDLRALGVRESSVLDKLKSAEEQLEHSGRALEHATSKKIDLESLYQSLLEDTEMKLQQSSDNLTQKETECQELSEKLRSAEEQVASYQAKAAAAIEEAESMKVELEAFENEIATHETTIEEIRSKVSDSESKAEHALAESAILSGANQALKEELDAKLAMLHDLQEQFNSTHAEKEDVVSKLDEHGRTIEHLTEVHSRGLELQSASESRNAEVEAQIREAHDTIVQKDLEVKDLNERLIALQSETESLMHVNEALKQEINAKLVMVDELQEKVAAMSSEKEEAAEKLAVHEKTLNHLTEEHSRGLELQSAAETRNAEIESQLREALETIAHKEAEVAEVKEKLVSLEAENAKLVGANEGLNGDVVAQVALFNELQERLNATHAEKEEAVEKLAVHEGTITHLTEVHTRNLELHSAAESKNEEIEVKLREALETISQKEAEVKDLSKKLDALETELGYYEERATEAAANEENHKVKFDEAVHKQKSLEAQLAETQNKVELFFTEKENLLIANSTLNEELEVSQNKLHELQLALAAAVAEKQGSSEEIHSLRKTLDGMIQRKEELESQVSSALEDHEELKSKYQGTVEEKQLLNGRYETAKKELDEAIAKLEEKMNLEKSEKEMHISKLERQITVSELKYMEEIQTMQVETTEKGEALTTKMQEHAKLVHEKDELEQQLLEIRKELEGAYHTIASQEEQTSVREIKWDAYRKYSADQLEAEQQHAAELEVQVSALKQQLQEADIHYKNKVTEEREKLALVNTELNKLTQNLSKSAEMEMKVQDLEQKLQVKDTVVSTRSREFSLDSSALQNKQLGSSQAPDTASPNLKQQQMPEPSGIMAFKFILGVALLSVIIGVFLGKRY; this comes from the exons ATGGAAGCCGAACAGACTGCAGAACTAAGCTCTGTAGAGCCGACTAATCTTAAGTCAGCTGATAAGAGTTTG GTACATGATGATGACAAAGAAAATATAGTAAACGGGAATTCAAATCCGAAAGTGATGGAAACACACAATTATGAAGATGATGGAACAGGGTCTGATGGTTTTGAGCTGGTGGATGTGAAGGAAAACTTTGATTCGGCTAAAATGGTGgagaaagaaagggaaagTGGCAATGTCTCACCTTTGACAAAGGGAAGTCCCAAAGAGGATGAAGCAACTGCAGAATCTGCCATGTTGAACcaggaaacaaaacaattgGAAGAATTATCAAAGCGCATTGAAGAGCTTGAATCTGAAAAGCACAAATTGATGATGGATATGACAGAAGCAGAAAATAAACAGGCACTGCAATACAGTTCTCTGCAAGAAGCACAACGATCTCTCAGTGATAAGGATAAAGAGCTGGCGGATGCAACACAATCACTGAGCGAGCTGGGATCTGAGCTTGAAATCTCGAAAAGGAGGATTCAGGAAATTGAGGCCCAATTAGATTCATCCGCTGATAAGCTCCACAAGCTTGAAGAGCTGAAGGATGAAAGAAGCTTGCATGCTGCGCAGGAGGCGAAGAGGGCTGCAGAACTTGATAAGATGCTGGAAATGGCTCAGTTGAGCATGAAAGATATGGAAAACCAGATAAGTGATCTTCAGGAGGAGATAAAGGGACATCAAGATAAGGCCATAGACCATCAGCAAGTAGAAGAATCACTGAGTACCACAATCTCACAATTCAAGATGGTACAAGAGGCACTGGAACTGTCAAAATCACAAGTTGCTGATTTGGAGCAGAAGCTTGCCTCTCAGGATACTAACATCAGTAAGCTCACTGAAGAGTTGAGTCTCCATTGTTCATCTGAAGAATCGCTGAAGGAAGAAAGTCTTAAACTAGAGACTGAACTCGCTGCCGTGCATGAAGCGTTACAAGCAAAGCTTCTGACTTTGCAAGAAGTGGAGATGAAACTGGAAGAGCAGGCAAAGGATAAACAGACAAGTGAAGCTACACTGGAGAAGCAACGGGTGCAGATACTCCATTTGCAGTCTGGGCTCGATGAATTAAATGATGAAATTGTAACTCTCAAAGGCACTCTAGTTGACTCTAATTCGAAATTATCAGAGAGAGACTCAATGCTGCTCCAGGCTGAAGAGGATCATGCTAAAACACAATTGCTCCTGTCTGAAGCATTGTCACATAAAGAAGAACTGGAGGTAAATCTGAAATCCATCAGTGATCAGCATGGTGAGTCCAAAGCTGTCGCTGAAGATGCAAACCAGAAGATTCTCGAGCTTGAAGCACAAATCCAGGATCTGCATGCAGCTGAAGAGACTTTGAAGTCACAGCTGGAAGAGGCTAAGGCGAGCATTGAACTTGCAGAGAAAAAAAGTTCTGATCTTGAGAAACAGCTTAGCGAATCAGAGAATAAATTAGTCACTTCAAGTGAACAAGTAAAGTTGCTGGAAGAGCACATTCATCAAGAAGTAGCTTCTtcagcagaaaaagaaaaacagcttGAAGAAGCAGTAAAGAGTGCAGAGGCATACCAAGAAAAATTGAATGAGTTGCAATCTTCTCTGGATTCCTCGACATCTAAAAACCAGCTACTTGAACAAGAAGTCAAGGATCTGACTGAAAGATTCTCAGAGCATCAACAGCAAGCCCATTCTGTTCATGAAAGAAGTCTTGAACTGAAGAGCTTACTTGATACATCAAAGTCTGATGCTGATGGTGCACATTCCCGGAGGCAGGAGCTTGAGCAGGAGCTCGATACCACACATGCAAAGTTAAAGGAGGTTGAAGCAGAACTAGCACAGTACAGAAGCAAGGTTTCACACCTTTCCGATGATCTAGAAGCTTACCAAACAAAAGCAGCTAGTCTTGAAACTGTGATGGAAGCTGCAagcagaaaggaaaaagagcTTATGGACTCACTAGGCCAAATTACTGAAGAAAAGATGAAACTTGAAGAACTAACGGCAGAATATGAAGAAAAATTTCAAGAACACTTGAAGGAAAGGATTTTGTTTGAAGAGAGGGTGCAGAGCCAAGAATTGAAGGTGCTTGATTTAGAAGAGTTGTTGGCAAAActgagagaagaaaaagaaagtgaTGAAAACACCATTGCTAATCTGAACATGCAACTGTCCAATAAGAATGAACTGTATGTGCAATTGGAGTCCCAGTTAAGCCAGGTTGGAGATGATCATAGCAAAACAAGATCGCTTCTCTCTGATGCACAAGCACACAAAGAGGAACTAGAGCTAAATTTGAGATCTCTTAATGACCTGCACACTGAATCCAAAACAGCCGCAGAGTCTGCAGTGCAGAGGACTGCAGAGCTTGAAAGTCTAGTTGAGGAATTAAGTGCAGCTGAACAAAGTCTGAAGTTGCAGCTTACTGAGTTTGAGTCAAAGCTAGAATCTTCTGAGAAGAAGAGCACAGATCTTGAGCAAGAGCTTAAAGATGCGACCGATAAATGCAATGATTCCCGTGTGAAGGTTGATGAGCTTTCTGGGGAACTCGAAGCAAACAAGGAGAAATTGACAAGTCTTGAGGCTTCATTGGTAGAAGCAAACCAAAAGGAGGCCGAATTGTCAGAGAAGTTGGCTCAAGCTAATGAAGAAAAGCAGGAGTTTGAAGAACTGTCAAAGAAGGCCACCATAGCGCATTTGGAAGCAGAGAAGCAGGTCCAGATTTTACAGAGTGATCTAGATTCTGCACGAGGTAAAATGGAAGAGGTGGAGGGTGATCTTCGGGCCCTGGGTGTTAGAGAAAGCTCAGTACTTGACAAGCTTAAATCTGCAGAGGAGCAGCTTGAGCACAGCGGGAGGGCACTAGAACATGCCACTTCTAAGAAAATTGATCTAGAATCTCTGTACCAGTCTTTACTTGAAGATACAGAGATGAAACTCCAACAATCATCAGACAACTTGACTCAGAAGGAGACAGAATGCCAGGAACTGTCTGAAAAATTGAGGTCGGCCGAGGAACAAGTGGCATCTTATCAAGCAAAAGCAGCTGCAGCCATTGAAGAGGCGGAATCAATGAAGGTGGAGCTCGAAGCCTTTGAAAATGAGATTGCTACTCATGAGACCACCATTGAGGAAATTAGGAGCAAGGTCTCCGATTCTGAGTCGAAGGCTGAGCATGCGTTGGCTGAGAGTGCAATATTGAGTGGGGCAAATCAGGCCCTGAAAGAAGAACTTGATGCTAAGCTAGCCATGCTTCATGACCTGCAAGAGCAGTTTAATTCTACTCATGCTGAAAAGGAAGATGTTGTTTCAAAGCTAGATGAGCATGGAAGAACGATAGAACATTTGACTGAGGTGCACAGTAGAGGCTTAGAACTCCAATCTGCATCTGAGTCAAGGAATGCAGAAGTTGAAGCTCAAATACGTGAAGCTCATGACACAATAGTACAAAAAGATCTAGAAGTTAAGGACTTGAATGAGAGACTGATTGCACTTCAGTCTGAAACTGAAAGTTTGATGCATGTGAATGAAGCCTTGAAGCAGGAAATCAATGCTAAGCTGGTCATGGTTGATGAGCTACAGGAGAAAGTTGCGGCTATGAGttctgaaaaagaagaggCTGCAGAAAAGCTGGCTGTTCATGAGAAAACATTAAATCATTTGACAGAAGAGCACTCAAGGGGCTTGGAGCTCCAGTCTGCTGCTGAAACGAGGAATGCAGAAATTGAGAGCCAGTTGCGTGAAGCTCTTGAGACGATTGCACATAAAGAAGCTGAAGTTGCAGAAGTCAAGGAAAAGCTGGTTTCTCTTGAAGCCGAGAATGCGAAACTGGTTGGTGCGAATGAGGGCTTAAATGGGGATGTGGTTGCCCAGGTGGCCCTGTTTAATGAGTTACAGGAACGGTTGAACGCTACTCATGCtgaaaaggaagaagctgtAGAGAAGCTAGCTGTTCATGAGGGAACGATCACACACTTGACAGAGGTTCACACAAGAAACTTGGAGCTTCACTCTGCAGCTGAATCAAAGAATGAAGAAATCGAAGTTAAGCTGCGTGAAGCCCTCGAGACAATATCACAAAAAGAAGCTGAAGTTAAAGACTTGAGCAAGAAGCTGGATGCTCTTGAGACTGAGTTGGGATATTATGAAGAACGGGCAACTGAAGCTGCTGCCaatgaagaaaatcataagGTTAAATTTGATGAAGCTGTGCACAAACAGAAGAGCCTAGAAGCACAGCTTGCAGAAACACAAAACAAGGTTGAACTTTTCtttacagaaaaagaaaacttgcTTATTGCAAATAGTACTTTGAATGAGGAGCTGGAAGTAAGTCAGAACAAGTTGCATGAATTACAGCTGGCACTTGCTGCTGCAGTAGCAGAGAAGCAGGGGTCATCTGAAGAGATTCATTCATTGCGAAAAACACTAGATGGCATGATTCAACGCAAAGAAGAACTGGAAAGCCAG GTATCGTCTGCACTGGAAGATCATGAAGAACTGAAGAGCAAGTACCAAGGTACAGTAGAAGAGAAGCAATTGTTGAATGGCAGATATGAGACTGCAAAGAAAGAACTTGACGAAGCAATAGCCAAGTTGGAGGAGAAAATGAATTTGGAGAAgtcagaaaaagaaatgcacaTTTCAAAACTTGAGAGACAAATTACAGTCTCAGAGCTAAAATACATGGAGGAG ATCCAGACCATGCAAGTTGAAACAACCGAGAAGGGGGAAGCGCTTACAACCAAGATGCAGGAGCATGCAAAATTAGTCCACGAAAAAGATGAGTTGGAGCAACAGTTGCTGGAAATTAGaaaggaactggaaggtgctTACCATACAATAGCAAGTCAG GAAGAGCAAACTTCAGTGAGGGAGATAAAATGGGATGCGTATAGGAAGTATTCAGCGGATCAGTTAGAAGCTGAACAGCAACATGCTGCAGAACTGGAAGTACAAGTATCAGCTCTTAAACAACAACTGCAAGAAGCTGATATTCACTACAAGAACAAG GTaacagaagagagagagaaacttGCTCTCGTCAATACAGAGCTCAACAAGTTGACGCAAAATTTGAGTAAGAGCGCTGAAATGGAGATGAAGGTACAGGACCTTGAGCAGAAGTTGCAG GTAAAGGATACAGTGGTATCAACGAGATCCCGAGAATTCAGTCTGGACTCGTCCGCGCTGCAAAACAAACAACTCGGCAGTTCTCAGGCTCCTGACACAGCCTCTCCAAACCTGAAGCAGCAACAAATGCCAGAACCATCTGGTATCATGGCCTTCAAGTTCATCCTGGGAGTGGCCCTGCTGTCTGTGATCATCGGTGTATTCCTTGGAAAGAGATACTAG